One Streptomyces sp. SAI-135 DNA segment encodes these proteins:
- a CDS encoding sugar ABC transporter permease, whose product MTTTAPAEAAVGETPSGAAHPHPRRRPGRIRRIGLPYLLLLPALLLELLVHLVPMVIGIVMSFKELTQFYIRDWGSAPWSGLDNYKVSVDFDAPVGEALLHSFLVTVAFTLLSVGLCWLIGTAAAVYLQDTFRGRGLLRALFLIPYALPVYAAVITWVFMFQHDNGLVNHVLHDQLHLTDKPSFWLIGDNSFWALLTVSVWKGWPFAFLIVMAGLQNIPGELYEAAALDGAGMWQQIRRITLPSLRPVNQVLLLVLFLWTFNDFNTPFVLFGKSAPEAADLISVHIYQASFVTWNFGTGSAMSVLLLLFLLVVTGVYLLLTSRGRKPAHG is encoded by the coding sequence ATGACCACCACCGCGCCCGCAGAGGCCGCCGTGGGCGAGACCCCTTCCGGGGCGGCGCATCCGCATCCCCGCCGCCGCCCCGGAAGGATCCGCCGCATCGGGCTGCCGTACCTGCTCCTGCTGCCGGCCCTGCTCCTCGAACTCCTGGTCCACCTGGTGCCGATGGTGATCGGCATCGTGATGAGCTTCAAGGAGCTCACCCAGTTCTACATCCGCGACTGGGGCTCCGCGCCCTGGTCCGGCCTCGACAACTACAAGGTGTCGGTGGACTTCGACGCCCCGGTCGGCGAGGCGCTGCTGCACTCGTTCCTCGTCACCGTGGCGTTCACGCTGCTGTCGGTCGGCCTGTGCTGGCTGATCGGCACGGCGGCGGCCGTCTACCTCCAGGACACCTTCCGCGGCCGGGGCCTGCTGCGGGCGCTGTTCCTCATCCCGTACGCCCTGCCGGTCTACGCGGCCGTCATCACCTGGGTGTTCATGTTCCAGCACGACAACGGCCTGGTGAACCACGTCCTGCACGACCAGCTCCACCTCACCGACAAGCCGTCCTTCTGGCTCATCGGCGACAACAGCTTCTGGGCCCTGCTGACCGTCTCGGTGTGGAAGGGCTGGCCGTTCGCCTTCCTCATCGTGATGGCCGGACTCCAGAACATCCCCGGCGAGCTGTACGAGGCGGCCGCCCTGGACGGCGCCGGGATGTGGCAGCAGATCCGCCGGATCACGCTGCCGTCCCTGCGGCCCGTCAACCAGGTACTGCTGCTGGTGCTGTTCCTGTGGACGTTCAACGACTTCAACACGCCGTTCGTTCTGTTCGGCAAGTCGGCCCCGGAGGCCGCGGACCTCATCTCGGTCCACATCTACCAGGCGTCCTTCGTCACCTGGAACTTCGGCACCGGCTCCGCCATGTCCGTGCTCCTGCTGCTGTTCCTGCTCGTGGTGACGGGCGTGTACCTCCTGCTGACCTCCCGGGGAAGGAAGCCGGCCCATGGCTAG
- a CDS encoding ATP-binding protein, translating to MSSRAGREPRRLTRWWRRRSLRTRLTVIAATAIAVSVFVAFQVASELLGRELQDSAKDQLRADSRVLATDAQRAGPAQVRLPPYPGSGRLVRVILPDGSVRTPAGQPSLPPVSEQAERVAQGASADLMESNDSDEDGYLVYTLRAGDGAVQVAQVADDSPINQFGFGMLLIGLLCVVGGALVGRTVARTGLAPIDRLTAAAVRVADTRDLDADIPDEGGGEIRRLIRSINDMLAALRDSRRAQRLLAEDAAHELKTPLTSLRLNAELLIRLDRRGTLDSALPAESRTRLLNDLGAQVAELSTLVAELTDLARGDVSDESTEVLDLADVVVAAAARARSRVPDIEIALDVTSVWVSGRPAALERAVLNLIDNAGKWSPGDQPVQVRLRAEGTSAVLEVDDAGPGIDAADVPRVFDRFYRADSARALPGSGLGLSIVQRVVDAHGGRAGVARSARGGALLRIDLPAAPPPTPIAGLTAGEDTLGC from the coding sequence GTGAGCAGCCGCGCCGGCCGGGAACCGCGCCGGCTGACCCGATGGTGGCGCCGGCGGTCCCTGCGGACCAGGCTGACGGTGATCGCGGCGACGGCCATCGCGGTCAGCGTGTTCGTGGCCTTCCAGGTGGCCAGCGAACTACTGGGCCGGGAGCTGCAGGACAGCGCCAAGGATCAGCTGCGCGCCGATTCCCGCGTCCTGGCGACGGACGCGCAGCGCGCAGGTCCGGCTCAGGTCCGGCTTCCGCCGTATCCCGGATCCGGTCGGCTGGTGCGGGTCATCCTGCCCGACGGCTCGGTCCGGACGCCCGCCGGCCAACCCTCGCTCCCCCCGGTCAGCGAGCAGGCCGAGCGCGTGGCGCAGGGCGCGTCGGCCGACCTGATGGAGTCGAACGACAGCGACGAGGACGGCTACCTCGTCTACACGCTGCGGGCGGGCGACGGCGCGGTCCAGGTGGCCCAGGTCGCCGACGACAGCCCGATCAACCAGTTCGGGTTCGGCATGCTCCTGATCGGGCTGCTCTGCGTGGTCGGCGGCGCCCTTGTCGGGCGGACCGTGGCGCGGACCGGGCTGGCCCCGATCGACCGGCTGACCGCCGCCGCGGTACGTGTCGCGGACACCCGGGACCTCGACGCCGACATTCCGGACGAGGGCGGTGGGGAGATCCGGCGGCTGATCCGGTCGATCAACGACATGCTCGCCGCGCTCCGCGACTCCCGGCGGGCCCAGCGGCTACTCGCCGAGGACGCCGCCCACGAGCTCAAGACCCCGCTCACCAGCCTGCGCCTCAACGCCGAGCTGCTGATCCGGCTCGATCGGCGCGGCACCCTGGACAGCGCACTGCCGGCGGAGAGCCGGACCCGGCTGCTCAACGATCTCGGCGCCCAGGTGGCCGAGTTGAGCACCCTCGTCGCCGAGCTGACCGACCTGGCGCGCGGTGACGTCAGCGACGAGAGCACCGAGGTGCTCGACCTCGCCGACGTGGTGGTGGCCGCCGCGGCCCGGGCGCGTTCCCGCGTGCCCGACATCGAGATCGCGCTCGACGTGACCTCCGTGTGGGTGAGCGGGCGTCCCGCCGCGCTCGAGCGGGCGGTGCTCAACCTCATCGACAACGCGGGCAAGTGGTCCCCCGGGGACCAGCCGGTCCAGGTCCGGCTCCGGGCCGAGGGCACGTCGGCGGTGCTCGAGGTCGACGACGCCGGGCCGGGCATCGACGCCGCCGACGTACCGCGGGTGTTCGACCGGTTCTACCGCGCCGACAGCGCCCGGGCGTTGCCGGGATCCGGTCTGGGGCTGTCGATCGTGCAGCGGGTCGTCGACGCCCACGGCGGCCGGGCCGGCGTCGCCCGCTCCGCACGCGGTGGCGCGCTGCTCCGGATCGATCTCCCGGCCGCGCCTCCGCCCACCCCGATCGCCGGGCTCACCGCCGGGGAGGACACCCTGGGGTGCTGA
- a CDS encoding antibiotic biosynthesis monooxygenase family protein, with amino-acid sequence MKKTLLAEFTAREGAQDEVARMIVEYAGKVRAEEGNLVFDVYTKASHPRAFWIFEVYRDEDAFQAHLKAPYGGPFNAALTPLIEEDASVLTFLDPVV; translated from the coding sequence GTGAAGAAGACCCTGCTCGCCGAGTTCACCGCCCGTGAGGGAGCGCAGGACGAGGTCGCGCGCATGATCGTGGAGTACGCCGGCAAGGTGCGCGCGGAGGAGGGCAACCTCGTCTTCGACGTCTACACCAAGGCGTCCCACCCGCGTGCCTTCTGGATCTTCGAGGTCTACCGGGACGAGGACGCCTTCCAGGCCCACCTGAAGGCCCCGTACGGCGGCCCGTTCAACGCCGCGCTCACTCCGCTGATCGAGGAGGACGCCTCCGTGCTGACGTTCCTCGACCCGGTGGTCTGA
- a CDS encoding MMPL family transporter, with translation MAVDAAPPGEVPAGRLAGRWVPWLVIGLWLVLAVGMVPLSGKLSSVTTDSAVDTLPAGAESTKAAVLDDRLPGGDDNTFVFVYHRAGGLTDADRATVERHYDTLVKRYPPKATAAAGEDGEDDEGSPLSPSSDRKAMMFTLDVSTAYGAPEEIVGPLRDAAKDRPSGLELDVTGPGAIDGDMDAVFDGIDVQVLLTTIVVVTLLLILTYRSPVLWIIPLLAVGAAALTAMGTVYLLVKGFGIVVNDQNSALLTILVFGVGTDYALLLIARYREALHHHENVRVAMVHALRGAAPAVVASAATVVAGLLCLLVADLNSTSGLGPIGAAGILCALVAMLTLFPAVLVVLGRRIFWPAVPRFSTAVEEKPGLWGRLGAAISRRRWVATLGSLGVLGVFALGLAGNTGALREQDQFLSAPESVTGFAVLRQHFPELGGQPMTVFTRPAQQERVLDVVKDTRGVALAVPEQTSGGWANISVFPKDAPDTAAEYDTIKRVRTAVHAVRGAEAIVGGPSAENMDTEVTTERDEKLVIPLVLVVVLIVLGLLLRAIVAPLVLMATVIVSFAAAFGGSVFVFDTILGFKGIDYSVPLLAFLFLVALGVDYNIFLASRAREETVRLGTTEGMLKALSATGGVITSAGLVLAATFAVLATLPLVMLIEVGFLVAFGVLLDALLVRSVLVPALTLLIGRRMWWPSRLSRPAAELPGGRQPLVADEEAALQR, from the coding sequence ATGGCAGTCGACGCAGCGCCGCCCGGGGAAGTGCCGGCCGGCCGGTTGGCGGGCCGGTGGGTGCCGTGGTTGGTGATCGGCCTGTGGCTGGTGCTGGCGGTGGGCATGGTCCCGCTGAGCGGAAAGCTGAGCTCGGTCACCACCGACAGCGCCGTGGACACCCTGCCGGCCGGTGCCGAGTCCACCAAGGCGGCGGTGCTGGACGACCGTCTCCCCGGCGGTGACGACAACACGTTCGTCTTCGTGTACCACCGCGCCGGAGGCTTGACCGACGCCGACCGAGCGACGGTCGAGCGCCACTACGACACCCTGGTCAAGCGGTACCCGCCGAAGGCGACGGCGGCGGCCGGCGAGGACGGCGAGGACGACGAGGGCTCACCGTTGAGCCCCTCCAGCGACCGCAAGGCGATGATGTTCACCCTCGACGTGAGCACGGCCTACGGCGCACCGGAGGAAATCGTCGGCCCGTTGCGTGACGCCGCGAAGGACCGTCCCTCCGGTCTGGAACTCGACGTGACCGGCCCGGGCGCGATCGACGGCGACATGGACGCCGTCTTCGACGGCATCGACGTGCAGGTCCTCCTCACCACCATCGTCGTCGTCACGCTCCTGCTCATCCTCACCTACCGCAGCCCGGTGCTGTGGATCATCCCGCTGCTGGCCGTGGGCGCGGCCGCACTGACCGCGATGGGCACCGTCTACCTGCTCGTCAAGGGCTTCGGCATCGTGGTCAACGACCAGAACTCGGCGCTGCTGACGATCCTGGTGTTCGGCGTCGGCACGGACTACGCGCTGCTGCTCATCGCCCGGTACCGGGAGGCACTGCACCACCACGAGAACGTCCGGGTCGCGATGGTCCACGCGCTGCGCGGCGCGGCGCCGGCCGTCGTCGCGTCCGCGGCCACCGTGGTCGCCGGCCTGCTCTGCCTGCTCGTCGCGGACCTGAACAGCACCAGCGGGCTGGGTCCGATCGGTGCGGCCGGCATCCTGTGCGCGCTGGTGGCCATGCTGACGCTGTTCCCGGCGGTGCTCGTGGTGCTCGGCAGGCGGATCTTCTGGCCGGCCGTCCCCCGGTTCAGCACCGCCGTGGAGGAGAAGCCGGGGCTGTGGGGACGGCTCGGCGCCGCCATCAGCCGCCGCCGGTGGGTGGCGACGCTCGGCTCGCTCGGCGTCCTCGGGGTGTTCGCCCTCGGGCTGGCGGGCAACACCGGCGCCCTGCGGGAGCAGGACCAGTTCCTGTCCGCGCCGGAGTCGGTCACCGGGTTCGCCGTTCTCCGCCAGCACTTCCCGGAACTCGGCGGCCAGCCGATGACGGTCTTCACGCGGCCGGCGCAGCAGGAGCGGGTGCTCGACGTCGTCAAGGACACGCGCGGGGTGGCCCTGGCCGTCCCGGAGCAGACCAGCGGGGGCTGGGCCAACATCTCGGTGTTCCCGAAGGACGCGCCGGACACCGCCGCGGAGTACGACACGATCAAGCGGGTGCGCACCGCCGTGCACGCGGTGCGCGGGGCGGAGGCGATCGTCGGCGGGCCGAGCGCGGAGAACATGGACACCGAGGTGACCACCGAGCGGGACGAGAAGCTGGTGATCCCGCTGGTGCTCGTCGTCGTCCTGATCGTCCTCGGGCTGCTGCTGCGCGCGATCGTGGCCCCGCTGGTCCTGATGGCCACGGTGATCGTCTCCTTCGCCGCGGCCTTCGGCGGCAGCGTCTTCGTCTTCGACACGATCCTCGGGTTCAAGGGGATCGACTACTCGGTGCCGCTGCTGGCGTTCCTGTTCCTGGTGGCGCTCGGTGTCGACTACAACATCTTCCTGGCCAGCCGGGCCCGGGAGGAGACCGTACGTCTCGGCACCACAGAGGGCATGCTCAAAGCCCTCTCCGCCACCGGCGGCGTCATCACCTCGGCCGGCCTGGTCCTGGCGGCGACGTTCGCGGTCCTCGCCACACTTCCGCTGGTGATGCTGATCGAGGTCGGTTTCCTGGTGGCCTTCGGCGTGCTGCTCGACGCCCTGCTGGTGCGGTCGGTCCTGGTGCCCGCCCTCACCTTGCTGATCGGCCGCCGGATGTGGTGGCCGAGCCGGCTGTCCCGTCCGGCGGCGGAGCTGCCGGGCGGTCGACAGCCGCTCGTCGCCGACGAGGAGGCCGCGCTGCAACGCTGA
- a CDS encoding ROK family transcriptional regulator: MAGRNGRTVRDLRRGNRTAVLQRLYFDGPMSRYALAPATGLSGGSISNVVAELVADGLVEEAGTVESDGGRPRTLLRVAPAGGHMIGVDVGETRVRVELFDLALTELARTERPLEHHGYDVEAVVGHIRDGIAEVLADAGIAPGQLLGVGIGVPGIVARTPGQGAVVHGQTIGWDAVPLESLLRSTCELPDSVPYFIDNGARTLGQAELWFGAGRGSRNAVVVLFGSGIGACLVTEGVEYGRALEWGHMTVRVRGRRCRCGALGCLEAYAGAGALVDRWREAGGHPPKGADEETALAALLAAAHPEGDADADPTAVAVLEETAEYVGAGLSDLVNLFQPERILIGGWAGLQLGPRLLPALRRHADAYALRHPAGHVSVGLGRLGPDAVTVGAASLPLTDFFAQGGRRPTPGRAHERANG, encoded by the coding sequence ATGGCGGGCCGGAACGGGCGGACGGTGCGTGACCTGCGACGCGGCAACCGGACCGCCGTACTGCAACGGTTGTATTTCGACGGCCCCATGAGCCGCTACGCGCTGGCCCCCGCCACCGGCCTGAGCGGCGGCTCGATCAGCAACGTGGTCGCCGAACTCGTCGCGGACGGTCTGGTCGAGGAGGCCGGCACCGTCGAGTCGGACGGCGGCCGCCCCCGCACCCTGCTGCGCGTCGCCCCCGCCGGCGGCCACATGATCGGCGTCGACGTCGGCGAGACCCGCGTCCGCGTCGAGCTCTTCGACCTCGCCCTCACCGAACTCGCCCGCACCGAACGGCCGCTGGAGCATCACGGCTACGACGTCGAGGCCGTCGTCGGCCACATCCGCGACGGCATCGCCGAGGTGCTCGCCGACGCCGGCATCGCCCCCGGACAGCTGCTGGGCGTGGGCATCGGCGTCCCCGGCATCGTGGCCCGCACGCCGGGGCAGGGCGCGGTGGTGCACGGCCAGACGATCGGCTGGGACGCCGTCCCGCTGGAGTCCCTGCTGCGTTCGACCTGTGAACTGCCCGACTCCGTCCCGTACTTCATCGACAACGGGGCCCGCACCCTCGGTCAGGCCGAGCTGTGGTTCGGGGCCGGCCGGGGCTCCCGCAACGCGGTCGTCGTCCTGTTCGGCTCGGGCATCGGCGCCTGTCTCGTCACCGAGGGGGTGGAGTACGGGCGCGCCCTGGAGTGGGGCCACATGACCGTGCGGGTCCGGGGACGCCGCTGCCGCTGCGGCGCCCTGGGCTGCCTGGAGGCGTACGCGGGCGCGGGGGCGCTCGTCGACCGCTGGCGTGAGGCGGGCGGGCACCCGCCAAAGGGCGCCGACGAGGAGACCGCGCTGGCCGCACTGCTGGCCGCCGCCCACCCCGAGGGGGACGCCGATGCCGACCCCACGGCCGTCGCCGTCCTGGAGGAGACGGCCGAGTACGTCGGCGCCGGCCTGTCCGACCTGGTCAACCTCTTCCAGCCCGAACGCATCCTCATCGGCGGCTGGGCGGGCCTCCAGCTCGGCCCCCGCCTGCTGCCTGCCCTCCGTCGCCACGCCGACGCGTACGCCCTGCGCCACCCCGCCGGGCACGTCTCCGTCGGCCTCGGCAGACTCGGCCCCGACGCGGTCACGGTCGGCGCGGCCAGCCTCCCCCTCACCGACTTCTTCGCCCAGGGCGGCCGCAGGCCCACCCCCGGCCGCGCCCACGAACGCGCGAACGGCTGA
- a CDS encoding GH1 family beta-glucosidase, producing MSIDLAALPHDFLWGTATAAYQIEGAVSEDGRSPSIWDTFSHTPGKVAGGDTGDVACDHYHRWREDIGLMRRLGTNAYRLSVAWPRVLPGGDGPVNPKGLAFYDQLIDALLAAGITPSVTLYHWDLPQVLQDRGGWPARETAEHFAAYASVVAERLGDRVHHWTTLNEPLCSAWIGHLEGKMAPGLTDLTAAVRASYHLLLGHGLAAQAIRAASPSAQVGLVTNLSTVHAATDSPEDLAAARRMDGHTNRWWLDPVHGRGFPADMREVYGVDLPERDGDLSVIATPLDWIGLNYYMPVTVADDPTGPAPRARQVARPGVPRTGMDWEIDASGIETLLLRLTHEYGARKIYVTENGSAYPDVVRPDGTVDDPERQQYLVDHLAACASAARKGAPLAGYFAWSLLDNFEWAYGYDKRFGLVHVDYETQRRTIKGTGHRYADIIRAHAERGRRAA from the coding sequence GTGAGCATCGACCTCGCCGCACTCCCGCACGACTTCCTGTGGGGCACGGCCACGGCGGCCTACCAGATCGAGGGAGCCGTGTCGGAGGACGGCCGCTCGCCGTCGATCTGGGACACCTTCTCGCACACCCCCGGCAAGGTCGCCGGCGGCGACACCGGTGACGTCGCCTGCGACCACTACCACCGCTGGCGCGAGGACATCGGCCTCATGCGCCGGCTCGGCACCAACGCCTACCGGCTGTCCGTCGCCTGGCCGCGCGTGCTGCCCGGCGGCGACGGCCCGGTCAACCCCAAGGGCCTCGCCTTCTACGACCAGTTGATCGACGCCCTGCTGGCCGCCGGCATCACCCCGTCCGTCACCCTCTACCACTGGGACCTGCCCCAGGTCCTCCAGGACCGCGGCGGCTGGCCCGCACGCGAGACCGCCGAGCACTTCGCCGCGTACGCCTCGGTCGTGGCCGAGCGGCTCGGGGACCGGGTCCACCACTGGACCACCCTCAACGAACCCCTGTGCTCGGCCTGGATCGGCCACCTGGAGGGGAAGATGGCCCCGGGTCTGACCGACCTCACGGCCGCCGTCCGCGCCTCCTACCACCTGCTCCTCGGCCACGGCCTGGCCGCGCAGGCGATCCGCGCCGCCTCCCCCTCCGCCCAGGTCGGCCTCGTCACCAACCTCTCCACCGTGCACGCGGCCACCGACAGCCCCGAGGACCTCGCCGCCGCCCGCCGCATGGACGGCCACACCAACCGCTGGTGGCTCGACCCGGTCCACGGCCGCGGCTTCCCGGCGGACATGCGCGAGGTCTACGGCGTCGACCTCCCGGAGCGGGACGGCGACCTCTCGGTGATCGCCACCCCCCTGGACTGGATCGGCCTCAACTACTACATGCCGGTCACCGTGGCCGACGACCCCACCGGACCGGCACCCCGGGCCCGTCAGGTCGCCCGCCCCGGCGTCCCGCGCACCGGGATGGACTGGGAGATCGACGCGTCCGGCATCGAGACCCTCCTGCTCCGCCTCACGCACGAGTACGGCGCCCGCAAGATCTACGTCACCGAGAACGGCTCCGCCTACCCCGACGTCGTACGCCCCGACGGGACGGTCGACGACCCCGAACGCCAGCAGTACCTGGTCGACCACCTGGCCGCCTGCGCGTCCGCCGCCCGCAAGGGCGCCCCCCTGGCCGGCTACTTCGCCTGGTCCCTGCTGGACAACTTCGAGTGGGCCTACGGCTACGACAAGCGCTTCGGCCTGGTCCACGTCGACTACGAGACGCAGCGACGCACGATCAAGGGCACCGGACACCGGTACGCGGACATCATCCGGGCCCACGCGGAGAGGGGGCGCAGGGCGGCCTGA
- a CDS encoding response regulator transcription factor gives MRIMIADDEAAIRDSLERVLQVEGYDTSTVANGLAVLDGVGGAGGDTLDLLILDVMMPRLGGLETCRRLRAAGRDLPVLMLTARDQVSDRVAGLDAGADDYLPKPFATEELLARVRALLRRRAPADEESQILSFADVRLDPDRFEAWRGGRSLHLTRTEFSLLEVLVRNATRVVTRDALFEAIWGWGMSSTANNLQVYVSYLRRKMEAEGEPRLIYTLRGLGYTLRETPP, from the coding sequence GTGCGGATCATGATCGCGGATGATGAAGCGGCCATCCGGGATTCGCTGGAGCGGGTGCTCCAGGTCGAGGGGTACGACACCAGCACCGTCGCCAACGGTCTCGCCGTGCTCGACGGGGTCGGTGGGGCCGGCGGTGACACGCTGGATCTGCTGATCCTCGACGTGATGATGCCCCGCCTCGGCGGGCTGGAGACGTGCCGGCGGTTGCGGGCCGCGGGCCGGGATCTGCCGGTGCTGATGCTGACCGCCCGCGACCAGGTCTCCGACCGGGTCGCGGGGCTGGACGCGGGCGCCGACGACTACCTGCCCAAGCCGTTCGCCACCGAGGAGTTGCTGGCCCGGGTGCGGGCCCTGCTGCGCCGGCGCGCGCCGGCCGACGAGGAGTCGCAGATCCTGTCGTTCGCCGACGTCCGGCTCGATCCCGACAGGTTCGAGGCGTGGCGGGGCGGGCGGTCGCTGCACCTGACCCGGACCGAGTTCTCCCTCCTGGAGGTCCTCGTGCGCAACGCGACCCGGGTCGTGACCCGCGACGCGCTGTTCGAGGCGATCTGGGGCTGGGGCATGAGCTCCACCGCCAACAACCTCCAGGTGTACGTGAGTTACCTGCGCCGCAAGATGGAGGCCGAGGGCGAGCCGCGGTTGATCTACACGCTGCGCGGCCTGGGTTACACGCTGCGGGAGACTCCCCCGTGA
- a CDS encoding sugar ABC transporter substrate-binding protein, with the protein MRRTRAAAAGAVTVSLMTLVTACGGGSSTGGGSNDSPKTLTYWASNQGASIEVDKKVLQPELDKFEKQTGIKVKVEVVPWSDLLNRILTATTSGQGPDVLNIGNTWSASLQATGALLPWDAKNFAAIGGKDRFVDSALGSTGAEGKDPAAVPLYSMAYALYYNKQIFADAGITKPPATWAELVADGKKIQAKGKSALGAEGANLSENIHHVFVFAKQHGGDFFTADGKPDFTNDNVVAAVKQYVDLMAKDKVIPTGDAEYAQNQSVSDFAKGNQAMLLWQSASSNLKSQGMSEDKYGIAPVPVQSGTPGAGTQVNSAVMGINLAVFKNTDNIDGAKKFVKFMTSDAEQKILNTAYSSIPPVKTVQEDSAFSSGPNEVLKNTLATSAAALPQVADESQFETAVGTAVKDLFADAAAGRAVTTESVKAALEKAQQQMPTK; encoded by the coding sequence ATGCGCAGAACCCGAGCCGCGGCCGCCGGTGCGGTCACCGTTTCCCTCATGACTCTCGTGACCGCCTGTGGCGGCGGCTCGTCGACGGGCGGCGGGTCCAACGACTCGCCGAAGACCCTGACCTACTGGGCCTCCAACCAGGGCGCCAGCATCGAGGTCGACAAGAAGGTCCTCCAGCCCGAGCTCGACAAGTTCGAGAAGCAGACCGGCATCAAGGTCAAGGTCGAGGTCGTCCCCTGGTCCGACCTGCTCAACCGGATCCTCACCGCGACCACCTCCGGGCAGGGCCCCGACGTCCTCAACATCGGCAACACCTGGAGCGCCTCCCTCCAGGCCACCGGCGCGCTGCTGCCCTGGGACGCGAAGAACTTCGCCGCGATCGGCGGCAAGGACCGCTTCGTCGACTCCGCGCTCGGCTCCACCGGCGCCGAGGGCAAGGACCCGGCCGCGGTCCCGCTGTACTCGATGGCCTACGCCCTCTACTACAACAAGCAGATCTTCGCCGACGCCGGCATCACCAAGCCCCCGGCCACCTGGGCCGAACTGGTCGCCGACGGCAAGAAGATCCAGGCCAAGGGCAAGTCCGCGCTCGGCGCCGAGGGCGCGAACCTCTCGGAGAACATCCACCACGTCTTCGTCTTCGCCAAGCAGCACGGCGGCGACTTCTTCACCGCCGACGGCAAGCCCGACTTCACCAACGACAACGTGGTGGCCGCGGTCAAGCAGTACGTCGACCTCATGGCCAAGGACAAGGTCATCCCGACCGGCGACGCCGAGTACGCCCAGAACCAGTCGGTCAGCGACTTCGCCAAGGGCAACCAGGCCATGCTGCTGTGGCAGTCCGCCTCCTCCAACCTCAAGTCCCAGGGCATGAGCGAGGACAAGTACGGCATCGCGCCCGTGCCCGTGCAGTCCGGCACCCCGGGCGCCGGCACCCAGGTCAACTCGGCCGTCATGGGCATCAACCTCGCCGTCTTCAAGAACACCGACAACATCGACGGCGCCAAGAAGTTCGTGAAGTTCATGACCAGCGACGCCGAGCAGAAGATCCTCAACACCGCCTACAGCTCCATCCCGCCGGTGAAGACCGTGCAGGAGGACTCCGCCTTCAGCTCGGGCCCCAACGAGGTCCTCAAGAACACCCTCGCCACCAGCGCCGCCGCGCTGCCGCAGGTCGCCGACGAGTCGCAGTTCGAGACGGCCGTGGGAACCGCCGTCAAGGACCTGTTCGCCGACGCGGCCGCCGGACGCGCGGTCACCACCGAGTCGGTGAAGGCGGCACTGGAGAAGGCCCAGCAGCAGATGCCGACGAAGTGA
- a CDS encoding carbohydrate ABC transporter permease: MAPPRSFFWSRRIFLTLLTGFVLLPVYVMVSSSLKPLADVTGQFHWLPSEVTVRPYVDIWSTIPLARYFVNSLVVAGAATVCSVVIAVFAAYAVSRYEFRGKRVFTVTVLSTQMFPGILFLLPLFLIYVNIGNATGIALFGSRGGLILTYLTFSLPFSIWMLIGYFDSVPRDLDEAALVDGCGPFGALFRVVVPAAIPGIVAVAVYAFMTAWGEVLFASVMTNDTTRTLAVGLQGYSTLNNVYWNQIMAASLVVSVPVVAGFLLLQRYLVAGLTAGAVK; the protein is encoded by the coding sequence ATGGCACCGCCGCGTTCGTTCTTCTGGTCCCGGCGGATCTTCCTCACCCTGCTCACCGGCTTCGTCCTGCTGCCGGTGTACGTCATGGTCTCCAGTTCGCTGAAGCCGCTCGCCGACGTCACGGGCCAGTTCCACTGGCTGCCGAGCGAGGTGACCGTCCGGCCGTACGTCGACATCTGGTCCACGATCCCGCTCGCGCGCTACTTCGTGAACTCGCTGGTGGTGGCGGGCGCGGCGACCGTCTGCTCGGTGGTGATCGCGGTGTTCGCCGCGTACGCCGTCAGCCGCTACGAGTTCCGCGGCAAGCGCGTCTTCACGGTCACCGTGCTGTCCACGCAGATGTTCCCGGGCATCCTCTTCCTGCTGCCCCTCTTCCTGATCTACGTCAACATCGGCAACGCCACCGGCATCGCCCTGTTCGGCTCGCGCGGCGGGCTGATCCTGACGTACCTGACCTTCTCCCTCCCGTTCTCCATCTGGATGCTGATCGGGTACTTCGACTCGGTGCCGCGCGATCTGGACGAGGCCGCGCTGGTGGACGGCTGCGGGCCGTTCGGCGCGCTCTTCCGGGTCGTGGTGCCGGCCGCGATCCCCGGGATCGTCGCGGTCGCCGTCTACGCCTTCATGACGGCGTGGGGCGAGGTGCTCTTCGCCTCCGTCATGACCAACGACACCACCCGCACCCTCGCCGTCGGACTCCAGGGCTACTCCACGCTCAACAACGTGTACTGGAACCAGATCATGGCCGCCTCGCTGGTCGTCAGCGTCCCCGTGGTCGCCGGGTTCCTGCTGCTCCAGCGCTATCTCGTCGCCGGGCTGACGGCGGGCGCCGTCAAGTGA